A genome region from Rhodanobacter thiooxydans includes the following:
- a CDS encoding sulfatase-like hydrolase/transferase: MRRISLHPTRAVAVVLCALVFFAACIALTAWQEPLPLQRGFILGLMLCTFGVLLFAFGRFGMALLVGGGLFLLLKSVAVLKLRYLDSQLMPSDFIYYVHSSLLDTLRHYPHLYTVGLVLGVLLPPLLYLVWRWDWRVLERPPPRRGAGMRLGGAALSALALWLCMLPAGPFAQVHSRNAWQKMSDDAQLTNFFVNLHDADVELPAMADDAVAEPDWGATATGAPGRMPPPYPDIVQVLEESTFDPSVYDACSVPPCRAAMFRADARTRAHGMLRVHTFGGGTWVSEFAALTGMPQDIFGPGGMYAPYVLAPNVHDALALQLRRLGYLTIGIYPTNADFINGRNAYQAYGFDHLYGADELGLEEWEESDAQMFAAARRIYDKVKKPGQPVFLMILTLNQHGPHDHQPMARLPRPYRNLLRGLPPDTALNFDTYLARLHASDLAMRALEHSFLDRPQATVLLHFGDHQPSFNGLIRDLPRRLPPALRPYRDYLTYYMLKSNFAGPPLPQYPLLDIAFLPSMVLQAAGVPTDAYFTAAIELRERCHGLYDDCAVPGLLASYHAWTIGRLHVYE, encoded by the coding sequence ATGCGTCGAATCTCGTTGCACCCCACACGGGCAGTTGCGGTGGTGCTGTGCGCGCTGGTTTTCTTCGCCGCCTGCATCGCGCTCACGGCGTGGCAGGAGCCGTTGCCGCTGCAGCGCGGCTTCATCCTCGGGCTGATGCTGTGCACGTTCGGCGTGCTGCTGTTCGCGTTCGGCCGCTTTGGCATGGCGCTGCTGGTCGGCGGCGGGTTGTTCCTGCTGCTGAAGTCGGTGGCGGTGCTGAAGCTGCGCTATCTCGACTCGCAGCTGATGCCGTCGGACTTCATCTATTACGTGCACAGCAGCCTGCTGGATACGCTGCGCCACTATCCGCACCTGTATACGGTGGGGCTCGTCTTGGGCGTGCTGCTGCCGCCGCTGTTGTATCTGGTATGGCGTTGGGACTGGCGGGTGCTGGAGCGGCCGCCGCCGCGGCGCGGCGCCGGCATGCGCCTCGGCGGTGCCGCGTTGAGCGCGCTGGCGCTGTGGCTGTGCATGCTGCCCGCCGGGCCGTTCGCGCAGGTGCACTCGCGCAACGCCTGGCAGAAGATGTCCGACGATGCGCAGCTGACCAACTTCTTCGTCAACCTGCACGACGCCGACGTGGAGCTGCCGGCGATGGCCGACGACGCGGTGGCCGAGCCGGACTGGGGCGCCACCGCCACCGGTGCGCCCGGCCGCATGCCGCCACCGTACCCGGACATCGTGCAGGTGCTGGAAGAAAGTACGTTCGACCCGTCGGTCTACGACGCCTGCAGCGTGCCGCCGTGCCGGGCCGCGATGTTCCGTGCCGATGCGCGCACCCGCGCGCACGGCATGCTGCGCGTGCATACCTTCGGTGGCGGCACCTGGGTCAGCGAGTTCGCCGCGCTCACCGGCATGCCGCAGGACATCTTCGGCCCCGGCGGCATGTACGCGCCGTACGTGCTGGCGCCGAACGTGCACGATGCGCTGGCGCTGCAGCTGCGCCGGCTCGGCTACCTCACCATCGGCATCTACCCGACCAATGCCGACTTCATCAACGGCCGCAACGCGTACCAGGCCTACGGTTTCGACCACCTGTACGGCGCCGACGAGTTGGGCCTGGAGGAGTGGGAGGAGAGTGACGCGCAGATGTTCGCGGCCGCCAGGCGCATCTACGACAAGGTGAAGAAACCGGGGCAGCCGGTATTCCTGATGATCCTGACGCTGAACCAGCACGGCCCGCACGACCACCAGCCGATGGCGAGGCTGCCGCGGCCGTACCGCAACCTGCTGCGCGGACTGCCGCCCGACACGGCGCTGAACTTCGACACCTATCTCGCGCGCCTGCATGCCTCCGACCTGGCCATGCGTGCGCTGGAGCACAGCTTCCTCGACCGCCCGCAGGCCACCGTGCTGCTGCACTTCGGCGACCACCAGCCGTCGTTCAACGGCCTGATCCGCGACCTGCCGCGCCGGCTGCCGCCCGCGCTGCGGCCCTACCGCGATTACCTCACCTACTACATGCTGAAAAGCAACTTCGCCGGACCGCCATTGCCGCAGTACCCGCTGCTCGACATCGCGTTCCTGCCCAGCATGGTGCTACAGGCCGCCGGCGTACCCACCGACGCCTACTTCACCGCGGCCATCGAGCTGCGCGAACGCTGCCACGGCCTGTACGACGACTGCGCCGTGCCGGGCCTGCTCGCGTCCTACCACGCCTGGACCATCGGCCGGCTGCACGTGTACGAGTAG
- a CDS encoding alkaline phosphatase has product MPRFPFAARPILLGAMLSALGACASQLPSVAPAATSSIAVPAIQRPQGETPSWWFRSGAAQAALASAQAKAGGQRAKNVIVFLGDGMSIPTIAAAHVLAGERAGVDGESYRLSFEKFPFSALSRTYETDQQTPDSAGTMTAIMSGVKTRAGYIGVSQLPKRQDCAGSRGQELVTALELAASAGMATGAVTTTRITHATPAATYGHLPERNWEVDADLSEAAKAAGCKDFAAQLIDFPVAGGLTVAMGGGRTEFMPAGADDPEYATSVGQRLDGRDLIGEWTSRHPDGKYVWNAAQLKALDLAKTPRLLGLFEPSHLNYEHERAHDKAGEPSLAEMTASAIEVLKRNPNGFFLMVEGGRIDHALHAGNAYRALDETIAFADAVQAALQHTDPAETLIVVTADHSHTMTFAGYPRRGNPILGKVTGHTDSYDDESAPGLARDATGLPYTTLGFANGPGYTGASERQPEGSKRYPHNPREYEAIGKGRPDLRQLDTTDPNYMQEATVPLKAETHGGEDVAIFASGPGAAAFHGELEQNVIFHVMVQHTPRLRAELCRLGSCNADGVPVDRPDWQQWLKLGSAATATAL; this is encoded by the coding sequence ATGCCCCGTTTCCCGTTCGCCGCGCGCCCGATTCTGCTGGGCGCCATGCTTTCCGCGCTAGGCGCCTGCGCCAGCCAGCTGCCATCCGTGGCACCCGCCGCCACGTCGTCGATCGCGGTGCCCGCTATCCAGCGCCCGCAGGGCGAGACGCCGTCGTGGTGGTTCCGTAGCGGCGCGGCGCAGGCGGCGCTGGCTTCCGCCCAGGCGAAGGCGGGCGGCCAGCGCGCGAAGAACGTGATCGTGTTCCTCGGCGACGGCATGAGCATCCCCACCATCGCCGCCGCGCACGTGCTGGCCGGCGAGCGTGCCGGCGTGGACGGCGAGAGCTACCGGCTGAGCTTCGAGAAGTTTCCGTTCAGTGCGCTGAGCCGCACCTACGAGACCGACCAGCAGACGCCCGACTCGGCCGGCACCATGACCGCGATCATGAGCGGGGTGAAGACCCGCGCCGGCTACATCGGCGTGTCGCAGCTGCCGAAGCGGCAGGACTGCGCCGGCAGCCGCGGACAGGAGCTGGTCACCGCGCTGGAGCTGGCGGCCTCGGCCGGCATGGCCACCGGCGCGGTCACCACCACGCGGATCACCCACGCCACCCCGGCCGCCACCTACGGCCACCTGCCCGAGCGCAACTGGGAGGTGGACGCCGACCTCAGCGAGGCGGCGAAGGCCGCCGGCTGCAAGGACTTCGCCGCGCAGCTGATCGATTTCCCGGTCGCCGGCGGCCTCACTGTGGCGATGGGCGGTGGCCGCACCGAGTTCATGCCGGCCGGCGCGGACGATCCGGAATACGCCACCAGCGTGGGCCAGCGCCTCGACGGCCGCGACCTGATCGGCGAATGGACGTCCAGGCATCCGGACGGCAAGTACGTGTGGAACGCGGCGCAGCTGAAGGCGCTGGACCTGGCGAAAACGCCGCGCCTGCTCGGCCTGTTCGAGCCCTCGCACCTGAACTACGAGCACGAGCGCGCGCACGACAAGGCCGGCGAGCCCAGCTTGGCCGAGATGACCGCCAGCGCGATCGAGGTGCTGAAGCGCAACCCGAACGGCTTCTTTCTGATGGTCGAGGGGGGCCGTATCGACCACGCGCTGCACGCCGGCAACGCGTACCGCGCGCTGGACGAGACGATCGCCTTCGCCGACGCGGTGCAGGCCGCGCTGCAGCACACCGACCCGGCCGAGACGCTGATCGTGGTCACCGCCGACCACAGCCACACCATGACCTTCGCCGGCTACCCGCGCCGCGGCAATCCGATCCTGGGCAAGGTGACCGGCCACACCGACAGCTACGACGACGAAAGCGCGCCGGGCCTGGCGCGCGACGCCACCGGCCTGCCGTACACCACGCTGGGCTTCGCCAACGGCCCTGGCTACACCGGCGCCAGCGAACGGCAGCCGGAAGGCAGCAAGCGCTACCCGCACAACCCGCGCGAGTACGAGGCGATCGGCAAGGGCCGGCCCGACCTGCGTCAGCTGGACACCACCGACCCCAACTACATGCAGGAAGCGACCGTGCCGCTGAAGGCCGAGACGCACGGCGGCGAGGACGTGGCGATCTTCGCCAGCGGCCCCGGCGCCGCGGCGTTCCACGGCGAGCTGGAGCAGAACGTGATCTTCCACGTGATGGTGCAGCACACGCCGCGGCTGCGCGCCGAACTGTGTCGGCTCGGCAGCTGCAACGCCGACGGCGTGCCGGTGGATCGACCGGACTGGCAGCAATGGCTGAAGCTCGGCTCCGCCGCGACCGCCACGGCGCTGTAA